A single window of uncultured Methanospirillum sp. DNA harbors:
- the cas7c gene encoding type I-C CRISPR-associated protein Cas7/Csd2, translated as MSEPIKNRYEFVLLYDVENGNPNGDPDMGNMPRIDPQTGFGIVTDVCLKRKIRDYVELVKDGVSPYRIYVKSGVALNTRNEEAYLDAGLPVSPKNPSDKRLTDFMCQNFFDIRAFGAVMTTKVNCGQVRGPVQINFSRSLDPIFQQEVTVTRQAVTDSKDLDKGQTMGKKQIVPYALYRAEGYVSANLAQKVTGFSEDDLSLLWDSLVNMFEHDHSAARGKMAARKLIIFKHNSVLGCCQAHTLFDKIKIDRVSKELPPRSYSDYQVSVDTTMPNGVELIEKL; from the coding sequence ATGAGTGAACCTATTAAAAACCGGTATGAGTTTGTATTGTTGTATGATGTAGAGAATGGAAACCCAAATGGCGATCCTGATATGGGCAATATGCCCAGAATCGATCCACAGACCGGGTTTGGAATAGTTACCGATGTTTGTTTGAAACGGAAGATCAGGGATTATGTGGAACTTGTGAAAGATGGGGTCTCACCATATCGAATATATGTCAAGTCCGGGGTTGCATTAAATACAAGAAATGAAGAGGCATATCTTGATGCAGGATTACCTGTCAGTCCCAAAAATCCAAGCGATAAGCGTTTAACTGACTTCATGTGCCAGAATTTTTTTGATATCCGTGCTTTTGGTGCAGTTATGACTACAAAAGTAAATTGTGGGCAGGTTCGCGGACCGGTTCAGATTAACTTCTCCCGGAGTTTGGACCCGATTTTTCAACAGGAAGTGACCGTAACACGTCAGGCCGTCACTGATTCAAAGGACTTGGATAAAGGGCAGACCATGGGGAAGAAACAGATTGTTCCCTATGCACTATACCGTGCTGAGGGATATGTTTCTGCAAATCTTGCCCAGAAAGTAACTGGATTTTCAGAGGATGATCTGAGTCTTCTCTGGGATAGCCTTGTCAATATGTTTGAGCATGACCACTCTGCTGCCCGTGGAAAGATGGCTGCCAGAAAACTGATCATATTCAAACATAATTCTGTACTTGGATGTTGTCAGGCACATACTCTCTTTGATAAGATAAAAATCGATCGTGTATCCAAAGAACTCCCACCCCGTTCATACTCCGATTATCAGGTTTCTGTGGATACAACCATGCCAAATGGTGTTGAATTAATTGAAAAATTATGA
- the cas4 gene encoding CRISPR-associated protein Cas4 — MSEKKYSDDELLALSGIQHFYFCRRQWALIHIERQWEDDQRTVEGHYLHERADDPFLCETRGDVIVSRAYPLVSYSLGLYGIADVIEYVKAPTGITLPGRDGLWRVCPVEYKRGRPKIDRRDEVQLCAQAMCLEEMLHTRIEQADFFYHEIRRRVHLQITQELRDLVMTLSEEMHSLFQEGITPVASMDANCKLCSLVEICVPKLTRRASSVGKYIHSHVKEASLPIANFVVDQEDHA; from the coding sequence ATGAGTGAAAAGAAGTATTCCGATGATGAACTCCTGGCTCTTTCTGGAATACAACATTTTTACTTTTGCAGACGTCAATGGGCATTGATCCATATTGAACGTCAGTGGGAGGATGATCAACGCACTGTTGAGGGTCATTATCTCCATGAACGGGCAGATGATCCGTTTCTTTGTGAAACACGGGGTGATGTGATTGTTTCAAGGGCATATCCATTGGTTTCGTATTCTCTTGGTTTGTATGGTATTGCCGATGTTATTGAGTATGTCAAGGCTCCGACCGGGATCACACTTCCCGGCAGAGATGGGTTATGGAGGGTTTGTCCCGTTGAGTACAAACGAGGAAGACCAAAGATTGACAGGAGGGATGAAGTTCAGCTTTGTGCCCAGGCAATGTGTCTTGAAGAGATGCTGCATACCAGAATTGAGCAGGCAGACTTCTTTTATCACGAGATCAGGAGGAGAGTTCATCTGCAAATTACCCAAGAACTCCGTGATCTTGTAATGACACTTTCTGAAGAGATGCACTCCCTCTTTCAGGAAGGGATCACCCCGGTTGCATCTATGGATGCAAACTGCAAGCTATGCTCACTTGTTGAGATATGTGTTCCAAAGTTGACCCGGAGAGCATCATCAGTGGGGAAGTATATTCATTCTCATGTTAAAGAAGCGAGTCTTCCAATAGCAAATTTTGTGGTAGATCAGGAGGATCATGCGTAG
- the cas1c gene encoding type I-C CRISPR-associated endonuclease Cas1c: protein MRRLLNTLYVTTPESYLSRDGDNVVVSVENQEKFRIPIHNLEGVVCFGYMGASPHLMQLCSEHHVGLSFLTPSGRFQARVHGKIRGNVLLRRVQYRIADNEHDSLEIAKSCIIGKIVNCKSVLGRSVRDHEGVVNAKKIRDVDLLLIDALQRVDTCESLDSLRGIEGNCAKWYFDVFDELILKQKADFFFYGRNRRPPLDNMNSILSFLYTLLAHDVESALETVGLDPYVGFFHTDRPGRPGLALDVMEELRPFLADRLALNLVNLQQIGGKDFLKKENGGVFITDEGRKTILSAWQKRKTDQITHPYLKEKIPVGLLPYVQALLLARFVRGDIDGYPPFFMN from the coding sequence ATGCGTAGACTTCTCAATACTCTCTATGTGACGACTCCTGAATCATATTTGAGTCGCGATGGTGACAATGTTGTTGTTTCAGTAGAGAATCAGGAAAAGTTCAGAATTCCTATTCATAACCTTGAAGGTGTCGTTTGTTTTGGATATATGGGTGCTTCTCCACATCTGATGCAGTTATGTTCAGAACATCATGTAGGATTATCATTTCTTACACCATCCGGAAGATTCCAGGCTCGTGTACATGGTAAGATCAGAGGAAATGTACTTCTTCGCAGAGTTCAGTATCGTATTGCTGATAATGAGCATGACTCACTTGAAATAGCAAAATCATGTATTATCGGAAAAATTGTAAATTGTAAGTCAGTTCTTGGAAGAAGTGTCCGGGATCATGAGGGGGTGGTCAATGCCAAGAAGATTCGTGATGTGGATCTGTTACTTATTGATGCTCTCCAAAGAGTTGATACCTGTGAGTCACTGGATTCCCTCCGTGGTATTGAAGGAAACTGCGCAAAATGGTACTTTGATGTTTTTGATGAACTTATTCTGAAGCAGAAGGCTGATTTCTTCTTTTATGGGCGGAACCGCAGACCCCCTCTTGATAATATGAATTCCATCCTCTCATTTCTCTATACCCTTCTTGCTCATGATGTGGAGTCAGCACTTGAGACGGTCGGTCTCGATCCCTATGTTGGGTTCTTTCATACTGATAGACCCGGAAGACCGGGTCTTGCTCTGGATGTCATGGAGGAACTGCGTCCATTTCTTGCAGATCGGTTGGCATTAAATCTGGTCAACCTTCAGCAGATCGGTGGTAAAGATTTTTTAAAGAAAGAGAACGGAGGTGTTTTTATTACCGATGAAGGAAGAAAAACGATCCTTTCTGCCTGGCAGAAAAGAAAGACTGATCAGATTACTCATCCCTATCTGAAAGAAAAAATTCCTGTTGGTCTGCTCCCATATGTACAGGCATTGCTTCTGGCACGGTTTGTTCGGGGAGATATTGATGGATATCCGCCGTTTTTCATGAATTAG
- the cas2 gene encoding CRISPR-associated endonuclease Cas2, which produces MMVLVTYDVNTETSEGKKRLRHVAKVCKNYGQRVQNSVFECLVDPAQFTDLKHQLYAIVDVDRDSIRFYFLGKNWKNRVEHYGTKGGYDPEGILIT; this is translated from the coding sequence ATGATGGTACTGGTTACGTATGATGTAAATACGGAGACATCGGAAGGTAAGAAAAGACTTCGGCATGTTGCCAAGGTGTGTAAAAATTATGGGCAGCGGGTTCAAAATTCAGTGTTTGAGTGCCTTGTAGATCCTGCCCAGTTTACTGATCTGAAACATCAGCTGTATGCAATTGTAGATGTAGATCGTGATAGTATACGGTTTTATTTCCTTGGTAAAAACTGGAAAAACAGGGTTGAGCATTACGGGACAAAAGGTGGGTATGATCCTGAAGGGATACTTATCACCTGA
- a CDS encoding IS256 family transposase yields the protein MDLLDFIEEYLADQDEAMKKLITFFLNLVMEFELEQQTGTSRYERSENRTAHRNGKRSRTLKTRHGNIILDKPDLREKPFQTVVFDRYSRVERALENTIVESYIQGVSTRKVKTIIETLGIEGISADTVSRMAQELDQAVKEFLERPIEMPIIYLNVDAVYLKVRSHGRFVSKAVLLIAGVREDGYRELIGLKVADREDEAFWRSLFDELKERGLRGVQMVTSDGHKGIQAAVLESFPGTCWQMCLVHFLRAIMRNIHVRSQDIFRPFLKAALFENNGDLNEISEDLHYHGYNKAVRTIERFYPDINNYQAFPKEHWKKIRTTNLMERVNKEIKRRARVVGAFPSEDSLIRLIGSILMDMNEEWITGKRYLSIDPYVVESVQVEKTNVSLQPA from the coding sequence ATGGATTTATTGGACTTTATAGAAGAATATCTTGCTGACCAGGATGAGGCGATGAAGAAACTCATCACCTTCTTTTTAAATCTGGTCATGGAATTTGAACTTGAACAGCAAACCGGGACATCAAGATACGAGCGTTCAGAAAACCGTACTGCCCATCGTAATGGGAAACGCAGTCGAACTCTTAAAACAAGACATGGTAACATAATTCTAGATAAACCGGATCTTCGAGAAAAACCATTTCAGACTGTCGTTTTTGACCGGTATAGTAGAGTAGAACGTGCGTTAGAGAACACTATTGTTGAATCCTATATTCAGGGAGTTTCAACCCGAAAAGTAAAAACGATCATTGAAACCTTAGGAATTGAAGGAATATCTGCAGACACTGTATCAAGAATGGCTCAAGAACTGGATCAGGCTGTGAAGGAATTTCTCGAACGTCCAATTGAGATGCCGATTATTTATCTCAACGTTGACGCAGTTTACCTTAAAGTTCGTTCTCATGGAAGGTTTGTTTCCAAAGCCGTTCTCCTCATTGCTGGAGTTCGAGAAGATGGTTATCGAGAATTAATCGGTCTGAAAGTCGCCGATAGAGAAGATGAAGCTTTTTGGCGATCTCTATTCGACGAATTAAAAGAACGAGGACTTCGAGGAGTACAAATGGTCACATCGGATGGGCATAAAGGCATTCAGGCAGCGGTTCTTGAATCATTTCCCGGTACTTGTTGGCAAATGTGTCTGGTTCATTTTCTCAGAGCAATCATGAGAAACATTCATGTAAGGAGTCAAGATATCTTTCGACCTTTCCTTAAAGCAGCCCTATTTGAAAATAATGGAGATTTAAATGAGATATCAGAAGATCTCCATTATCATGGATACAACAAAGCTGTTAGGACAATTGAACGCTTTTACCCAGATATCAACAATTATCAGGCCTTTCCAAAAGAACACTGGAAGAAGATCAGAACTACTAATTTAATGGAAAGAGTTAATAAGGAGATTAAGAGGCGTGCGCGAGTTGTTGGGGCATTTCCATCAGAAGATTCCCTGATTCGCCTAATTGGTTCAATATTGATGGATATGAATGAGGAATGGATAACCGGGAAACGATATCTATCCATTGATCCATATGTCGTCGAAAGTGTACAGGTGGAGAAAACAAATGTAAGTCTCCAACCTGCTTAG